The Malus sylvestris chromosome 8, drMalSylv7.2, whole genome shotgun sequence genomic interval ATAATTATTGTCATGTGAGTTTTTAGCTCAAATCCAACGTTTAATTTGGGTTCAACAAATCAAATGTTTGGATGGTAAAATGTCGGCAAAACCAAGTCCAATGTCACAGAGGCCAAAACTCAGGATAGTCAACAAGTTTGCTGCTTTTCAAGTAATTTCATAGGGTCAAAGATCTACGTCTCATGAAATGTTGACATGATCAACGGCCCCAAGTAGACCTGCTATTttggacccgacccgttaatcaGACACAAtccgttaatattagtatttagatGGATACTTAACAGGTCGGGTTACTAACGGATGAACTCGTTAACAACATGTTAAATAATAGGTCACTTCGGGTCaacccgttagttgaggatgttttagtaatttcagtcaagtcttaacaacaaaaaatatactatatacaaaaaaataataataattgttaacggatgaaacgggtgacccgttaacttaacgaaTCGGGTTCGGATGatccgtttacaggtctagccCCAAGTGCTTCATCTATAGAGCCACTTCGATTAGTCAATGAAACATCATATGCAGGTGTTCTCTAAAACATAACTTCCCTCTTCCACATAAATAATAACTAAGATCAAAACTAACGACATAGGATCGGTGTCTGGCATACAGTTTTGCACGTCTTCAACCGCGAGCTAGACAAAGGACCTGCAGCTTGATCGTTTTCTCAATCAAAGAGACCAGTTTGACCGCAGCATAAAGGCGGTCATTTTCGCATTCCCATCCCTTATATATGCAACCCCTGGCTTTACACTGAACCTCTTACCCAAGTTTAACTTGAAGTACGATTCAGCCTGAAAACGGTCCCATAAGTTTGGACCTGCAAGTATCCCATTTAAACCTATTCCCCATCCAACTGAATCTTCCGAATCATCAGCAACGGTCACAGCCCATTCTAAATGCTTGGGATTCGACTGCTTCATCTCAATCCAACCCCCAAGCTTTGTGAACTCATCAATTTCTGATTCCAACATCAGAGCAACAGATCCAGTTGACCCAGAGTTTGTTCGTAGGGGTGGAGCAAAGGCTTCAACCATTGTCTCGGGGGAGGTGTGCTGTGTCAAACTGCCCTCAACCGTTGTCTCAGGGGGCTTGCGACGCACCAAACTGCTTAAAGGAATCGTAAGAACTCCAATTCTATGCTCCCCACGTTCACTAGATAACTTAGGTATTTGGTGCAGACCTAGAAGCGAGAGCTTTGTTCCTCCGGGAAGTTGATAGACAATTTGCCCAAAAGTGCTCAAGCAGCGCCCAACTCTACCTGAACCTGCTTGTGTTGCCAGTCCGGAAACAAACTGAGCCAATGAAGCAACAACATTTGATTTTTTCACCATTAAACCAATTGCACTGCCATTGTGTTGATTTAGAAGAGGTGGCCCAAATGATGAAAGATCAGTAAGGCCCTTCCCCTGccatgagaaaataaaattatctcCAATTTActaaaaacaataacaagaCTGATACAACACCAAAATATGCAAAATTTATAGGCATGATTGCCACAAAATAAACACTCTTACGAGTCTTACCAATAAACTGAAGGAACCGAAAAAATTCACTGACTAGGATAAACACCGAGAAAGTAAAATGCAAATTATTTACAGCGTTAAATGTTCTTCAAGCAAACAGATACAATCATTAGGTAGTTATTATCTTGTGAGACATGACATTAATATTATCAAATAAGCACCTGAAAAACAGTCCAACTTGCACTCATGCATACATATCTTatcagaaagaaaaggaaaaggaatacAGGAAACAATCTAGGCAACCATTGACATCAATGCGAGCACGTAATACCTGGTGAGATGGACTAGTAAGAACCGCAACATCCCTGCACCGAGCTCCCACTGGGATTGCAATCGCAGATAACCAGTTGCTAACATTTGCCGTATAGGAAACTTTTGCTAGAGAAAGTGGGCATTCTGAAAGATTAGAAAGACTATTCTTGTGCTTTTGACCGGCCACAAATTCTGCAACAAGCGTATCATTCTCCCGAACAGTAGTTTCAAAAGCAAACTTCGAATCGACACCAGTTCTCATTCCGGCTCGAGTAAGAGCATCAGAGCTGTGATCAGCCTCATCCTCACTATTAAGCACGAATAAGAAAGCCCCCAAGAGATCAACCTCTCCCCTTACAAGGGTGCTGGCTTCTTGAAATGGACTTCCCCTGGATGTTCCATACAAGGAAACCATTCTCTCAACCTTATCTTGTCTATCCCTCAGTCTCATCAAATCCGAAAACGCTTCTCGTTGCAACCGCTTCAATATTTCAATCTGAAAATCCCATATCATATAAGTGTTCAAACGCTTATTGCTTTATTACTCATCTATATAATCTGAATAAACACTTGTTTCGGAATGCTTCTGAAATTGCCGAAAGCGCTTTCATATAACCAAAAGAGCTTTTAGCGGTGTTTGGCAGGCAGAAAAAACTAAAACGGCGTCTGGGTTATAGAAGCACTTAGAAGTGCATTCTGGAGAAGCacattgaattttgaatttcctcCAATAAAAGCACTTCTAGCAGAACATTTCTCACTCATGGATGCTCTAGTATTTCAAATCAAATTACCATCAGCTTAGCTTAAGGTTGGTTATTAACTAATTAAACCTGATTAAGCAGAAACCAAAACGAATTAAGACGTGAAAATACATGtgacaaaaagaaataaaagagaaattttGGAGCTACCGGATGTCGACGAGCTGAAGGCCGAGGGCGTCCATGAACGAGGCTGTCGAACATCTCCTGGGTCGATTTCGTGAAACCTCGTATCTTGTCTGCAACAAAATCTACGGTTTCCATTTTAGAAACCCTAACAACACCTACCGACCCAGACAACGGAGAACTACTGGAAGTGGATTTTCGGAAACTCCGAGGGTTTTCCACATACAGAAATTGCTGGGATTTCAAAGTCCAGACTCAACGCGAGAGCGGCAAGCCGGCAACCATTTGGTCCACTTTTCTCatttgctttcttcgtcttcttttattttttgcttaAAATAAAAACACTAGGGCCTGGGCCTTGCCATGCTGAATTTTCTTTGGTCCGAGTTGAAAAGTTAGCCATTGGACCCGTCAAAATTCTCAGTAGAATGTCACGGTACATATTTGACATTAGAAATTTCTTCAACTGAAATGTTATTTGCTGACTGAATTtgaagatttttttatttagagtCAAAATTGACATCAATGTCAAatgtatttttaattcatttttgtgGTAGATCCCTTGTTCCACTAACATTTCATCCAATGGAAATTTTGTttcaacacattttttttttaataattacaacCATTTAAAACTCTATTTGATATAAGACTTCAGATTGTCACATCAACCATCAATTGTAATTTGTCTCTTATAACTTGACATTTCCTTTAGAGATGGTCTAACAAAACTCACTAATGCTATTGTTtgtaaaagtttttttttcaactttttacattattattctttaataatttcaaGAACATTGGGTAAAATGTTTtcgggaaaaaaaaacacaagcaCACAAGGAGTTTTATCTACCTGCAGCAGAAAATGGAACGTTTAAATTCGAAGGACTTTTTGCGGTCAGGGATTCATATCTTGACGCTGGAAACAAGAATCTTCCCAACCTAGTTTTTCGTTCGGGGATTCATAAGAAATACAATCCAAATGGGATAAAGAAATACAATCTGTGAATCTAAACATGTTTTTCATATGTACTTATGTGAATAATTTCAAGAAGCCATGTACCGTTGGAAATTTTAGATTGACGGGCTCGAGTGCCCACACTAACGACACTGATAATGTCTCCAACTTGATAATTATCACATACCCAATCCATTAGGTGTGGGCCTCACGTGGAACCCACCTCCCCCCTTTAGTGGTCCACATgtggagatccacacatcggcaaTTGAAACTCAGAAGTCGACTCTAATAAAGTCGAGACTTGTTGGCAATTGAAACTTAGAGGTCAGCTCCAATGGAATCGAGACTTGTTTTCAATCCTTACAGGAGATGCTTCTAAAAAACTCAGAGGCTGGCTCTATGTTAAGAGTCAATGCTTGTTTCCAAGCCCACACTTCTTGGTGACAAGCCTTTGGCTTATATGGATCCGTAATCGTAGACTCTAATACCATGTTAGAATTTTTAGATCAAATGTTAAGAGTCAATGCTTGTTTCCAAGCCCACACTTCTTGGTGACAAGCCTTTGGCTTATATGGATCCGTAACCGTAGACTCTAATACCATGTTAGAATTTTTAGATCAACGGGCCAAGGAGGCCCACTCCAACGACACAGATATTGTCTCAACTTGATAATTACTACATACCTAATCTGTCATGTGTGAGATTTTACCACAAAAGACCTCgatattagttagagtaggATAATCCTATTTAAAGTCATCATTGTTGACTTCCCCCATGAATGTGGGATAGCCAACATGTACAACTTCTCATTTCTCTTGTTAATGTGTTTGATTTCTTAAGTTGTCGCATACAACAAAACCATGTTGACCTAAATCATAAAGAAACACTTtgacataaaaaatataaataaataaaaatactatGAGAAACACGCAACTCTTTGATCAAATAAGTCTAGAACGAATAAATTTCTCAAATCGTTACTCGAAGCAGGGAATTtgaagggttttattaatttataaggATAATGAGTTGTCTCAGAACAGGCGGCTGGCATATTTGTCGAGCATCTGATTCACGACGATCTTGTAAGCTCTTTCGGTAGGATGGTAGCTGTCCCAAAAAAAATACTTGGAGTCATCTGTGCAGACCCCGGCAGGTTGGAGCTGGTTGCACAGTTTTGTTACTTCAATAAGGCCAGTACCACAACAACCCTTATTCACAACTTCAAACCCTGCCGGCATGGGTCACAACAAACATATAAATCTTTACTAATTTGTAAGAAATGTAGTGGAGCTAGCTAGGCAGATTAAATGAAATTTCATACCGTGTTTAGCAGGGTTTGTGATGAGATCAAGTATCACATTGTACATGTCAATGTAGACAACTCTCGAGTTTGGCAGGTTTTTGTTAAGGCGATCCATCTCCGCAGAGAGCTTGGAGTTGAACAGTTGGGATGCTTGGTTTTGTGCTTCGTCACAATCTCTTCCTATGCCTCCTTTTACCGTTCGTTGAGATGGCACGCATCCGATAGGTGGTATGCTTAGTACGGCTATTCTTCGTACCCCCAAGCCATATAAGTCCTACAAAATTCATAACTTTGCTACATCAACTAAATTGCGAAAATATGtacttttttcatttttagcaATCTGTATCAAGAAAATACGCACCTTAATGAAATCAGAGGCATATTTGACCATGAAATCAGTGTAAGAAGGAACGTCATACTCCAATTTCCTAACACCGCTAAGAAAATAGGTATTAGAAATATCGTTGCTGCCGGCTACCACAAAAATCACACTGTTTTTTATGATGAAGTTTGTTTTCTCCTCTCCAACAATTCCTTTCAGCTTTTCTATGTACTCCTTGAACTGCTTCAATTGGTCGGATAGCGATGCAACTGCCTACACAATCGAATTCCAGAATtaatggaggaaaaaaaaaattaacaaaagaatgaaggatTAGAGCTCAAATATATAAGTTGTACCGCAAGTTTTGCTGTCAAAGGGTCATAACCTGTGCCACCGGCTGCTAGGACAACACCGGTAAGGAGGTCATTAGGCTGCAGGGTCGGATCCAAGTATGCTGGCAACAGCTCCTTGATTCCAAATGATTCCGCTggacatgaaaaaaaaatcataataaagAAGGGTTAATTGAACATTTTATTGTATGAGAATATGTGTTTGAATTTCTGGGATAAAATTGAGATGAAACCTATAATATTCTAGGATATTTCACAGAAAATTAGGAGTTAACGCACAGTTTTTAATCGGTATAcgaagtactggtttggtattgaggtgattttataaaaagtgggtataaaaaataGTTAAGCtcaaaaaagtgtttggtaaacacttaaaaacaacttattttcttagtttttggtgaaaaaaaagctgaaaacgtgaagtaGCAAAActgagtttattctcacagcacagtagAAACAGTTTTtatttcaaagcacagcaataccaaaccaacccgaAGTTCTACAAAAACCAAAGGCCAGAGGGGCTAGGGTTGCAAAGTTGATTCCTAAACTATTTATAATGATAATACCAATTAGTAATGTTTTACGAGTATttaatgatgatgatggtgataACAACCTATGAAGTCTGAGGGAACCTTTCCGTTGGAATATCTGCCGGTTGGCATTCCTCCCTTGAGGTCTTTTCCGTAGGGAAGGAAATTGCTGCGTGCAAATGTCTTGAAGTTCTCGTTGTTGTTGCCGGTATCAACAATCGAATCTCCGAATATAATAATAGCCGGGACGGTCACATTCTCCGGCAGCTTGACTGTCGTGGCTGCCTCAGTGACGTTATTCATACTAATAATATTGCAGAAGCAAATAACGAAAATTACATATGACGACTGCATCTGCAGCCTGACCAGTTTAGGACTCAACATTCCTAGTCCTCCTGCATCTGAGTGCATTCTGGAATATGATATCCCCAAGCACACAAAAAAATGGTCGAAAAGATATGAGCATAAACTTGCGGGTCTTTAGTTTCCGATtgtttcttgtgcatttatataTACGTATAGATCAATTCATAGATTTTTCAGAAGCGGGGCTGTCAGTCGATGGTATTCATTTAggagatggattgtctgccATCCCCTTCCCATACCCTCctcatgccctcctgttttgtacGGTcaggttaaatcacgtcaacattttatattaatttttttataaaaataataagacaaaaaacaaatgttaacgtggcttaaccgtgaacGTACATAACAGAAGAGTATGGGAAAGGTATGGAgaggggagggcagacaatccatctccATTCATTTATTAACAACAAAAACAGGAGAGAGATCGCTCCTTCGAGACATGCATATGTAGCTGTTCTAACTTTTTCAACATGCAATAAATATTTTAGTTGGTTGGTTTCGCCATCTATATTGTCAAACCAATCAACGCTTTAGATAACAAGTAACTTTTTCATGAACCGtctatttatttgatacatATAAATGGCTGAACCATCTTCAAAgtgaatgcttttttttttttgcaagtaTAATATTTTGGCGATGTTAAAAAGAATGAACGATTGTAATTATAATACTTGTATAGTAAAGATACGTTAATCGTAATTATGGGACAAGTAAACACAAGCATTATCCTATAACTAATAAGATAAGAATTTTCATTTCTCCCCTTTATATTTTCTACATTAGAGAACAATGTTAATGAGTATTTCCACAACTGTTATGTCTCATGCATCAATTCATGCATaatgtcatttttattattttaaaagagACGATATTATATATAACTGAGAAACTGAGAGAAAGCAGACTTTAGGCTATGTTGTGGTGAGTGATTTTCAAGATTTAAAGAAATTTATGTCCAGTGAGAAAAAAATACTCTACAAATAAGTTTTAGATACGAAGAATTGGAAATGCACCACATGATCATTATAAAGGTGTATAAAGGAGATTTGCAAGTGACACTTGCCAAGTAGGGCCTTACAAATCCATCTCACATGCAAACTCAATTTGGGGAGGACTTCCAATTTAAGGGATTGAAGTCAAGTTAGTAAGACAATTCataatatgtaaatatatatgaGGAATAAAAATACATCACATGTGCAAACTATACACTCCCCGCTCAAAAGAATTGAAAGGAACCAAGCTTCATATAGAAGAATAACTTACATGGCACGGATACACGTTCATGTGCCAATGAAACAAGTGTATGTGAACAAAAACTTACatatatctttattttattgttaCAAAATATACCCGATCTATATAAGTCATTCCCCCAATACAGAGCACCCCATCCCACGGGTGCCCTACCAGCTACCACCCACCATGCCAAACATTAGATAATATTAATTACAATTCTCAAATAAAACATGATGCATGCATGTTCTTAAACTAATGCTATTTTACGTGTTGATGGCCGTCAATTAAAGAGTGAGCTCGGAGGTCCCATGGATGCTTAACCACCACGATGACTCCTAATTGTTTGATATTGAAGTTGTTTGGCGAGGATCCTCTTGATATACAATTGACACGGTTGAGCATTCATATATATCAAATTAATCAATATTGCATGTCTCTCTTAATTATTAAGTTCTACTTTGGAGCATGCAAGGCATCTGCATGTAAATTGTATGGTGTGGTTCTAGCATATGTGAATTTATGAAGTTGGAAGTTGGCTTATAACTAAATGAGGACGGCAACGGTAGACTATTAATGAATTATAATGGTCGAGAAGCGAAATGCGAAAAAATGTTGGTTATGATGTCGAGATTAAACGTTTGGGAGCTACGATGGAGAAGCAAACTctcttatccttttttttttttttttttgaatggtGGTTTTATTTGAACCCAAGAAGCATCTACAATAGTGCTGGATTCAAGGATTTAACCTCATGGGGTCCTAGTATAAAAGATCTAAGCGCACGCATCTATCGGCAAAAAAATTTCAGTTTTTCATTGACATGTTTAGTCGAGCACTTAGTGGCAATTTCATTATTTTCCTAGTTCTATCAACAGCTTCGAAGGCCTAATGTCGGCCATAACCTGCCAAGGCTTGTCCGAAGACATATTGAACATCACTTGCCAAAGACGTGCTGAATTATTCCTAAGAGGTAGTAGGAATTTTCAAGTCCCATACTAAATGACCATGGGACATGCGACGACTTTTTCCCTATGTTTCCCGACTTCCCTAGAGCCTCAGGACCCAAGAGGACCCCCTTTGGATCCGCCAATGCAAAGAGTTTGGAATCAAATTCTATATTTAAGTTCAAATATGAGTCCAAACTCTCCAACACAATGGAGGCTTAAAACCATATATAAGTAACCATTGGCTAAAGTGAAACTCAAATATCGGTTTTAATATGATATTTGAATTCAAGATGAATCTCGTGCCAACAAATTAAGAGAAATGTTATTCAACCAAGAAAAATAAGATTTGAGTTTTGAGTCCAATTCTCTTCTAGTGCACATACCCAAAttgtcaaaactcaaaattttgacTATAATGTTTTCTACTCcaaaaaaaactcaaaccttaaaatccaaaataaatatatatatatataactaagaATATAGTCATTGCATTGGAggtgaaatttaaaaaatttaaacccaTCACATTTCTCGAATTGAAATATAAGAATATAGGTTTAAAACATGATTCGTTGCATTGTAGATGCTCTAAGTTATAACCTCATCTCATATTGCACGTGAATATGATCACATTGACTAAAGTGAATAAGTTATCACATGTATAATCGAATTTGAATTTTTcccaacaatttaaattagttAAAGATAAAATAGCGCACCGTATAAAAAAAGACtaaacttgatataagtccaATTTTGTAAGTAATTTTTTGGTTTAGTTCACATTAATGGGTTAGTTCCGTTCACTAATTATCCACaacaacttaatttttttttatctatttatttttttaacaaaaaatattatctaTGCTAAGGGGTAGAGAGTAAGTTAAGCCTCaaaatgagctagtaataatatggttaaaattcgcctttggcgagaatcgaacccaagacctctcacttaccagtgaagaggaataccactagaccttAGTACTAAGTAGCTTTTTATCTTTCTATTAAACTGTGATAAATGTTCTCTCTTATTTATAGAATTATCTTTTACTTAATTTTGtgattatataaaaaattaaatattgtttctccttcttcttgctCCAAATCAATATCTTAAGTTTTTCTTCTACCTCCATCACATGTTAATTGTGTTAACTAATATATGTTGTagggtttatatatataatagggtCATGGTTGGTTTTCTTCAAGATCAACCTACTTGCCCCAACAATTACTGTAACCTGTGGCGGTGGAGAGAGTATGTGATGCCTCTAATagcgcgtttactaatccgtaatcaaattgagaggaattggattgaaaaggaatTAGATTAaggaggaattgaaatgaggtggaatcagaatcagattcctgttgaagttgtttactaaaactgttcGGAATCGGAATAAAATTTCATAaagctgtttactaattcagcagaatcggaatataaaccaatatgattactaaaatgcccttgtctcaaatcaaatattttatatacttttttgtaataaaatttgatatagtatataatagtaagaaaaaattaaattgcttttttatttcacAGACATACTAaaatgattttgtttattttttttataaatttaagtatTGACTTTAATATCTAAATTTTCTCGCTcaagttgtagttttttctcTTCGGCATATGTATGAAGTTGTGCATAATATGAATGAACATAGAATTATGCTTAATGAGCTAGTAGCACATGCAACGAGAGGAAAATAAGTCTAGGGTTAAAAGGATAATCTTGAAAATAATGAAAGTAAGTGAGAgcataaagggaaaaaaaattatcattccgATTGCTTGGGCAATCCAGAATCCAAATACCTTCTATATGTTGGGAATCTAAATCCTCCAATTTCAGGAATTGGATTCCATTTTTTGTGTGGGCCCCACGCACTTTTGATTCATCCCAATTTTAATAAACACAGGTATAATCCGTAATCGGAATCGGATTCCTTATTCTCATTCCGATTACGGGTTAGTAAACGCGCTATAAGTCATTGACTGAGACGGAGGTGGAAGACAATGCCAAGAGAGAGCAATTTGATCCATTTATTGTTGAAGAGTGGGATGTTAGCGGGGTTAGATCAGATAAATAAAGGAAGTGGTCCGTGGtgtgtttctattttttttaattttttttttctctttttgttaaaattctctttgtttCTATAAAAAATAGTGGACTGTCATTTTATCCCTACATTATGTGGATGGAGTTTTAGTAGAAATTTTTATTACGATTAAGATAGATAACAAACTCGACCACAAGGTTATGATTAACAACTTTTTCACCACATGAATTAGTTTAAAATTAGGATCTCACTACAAAGATCACGAAAAAATTTGGCCAACAAATTAATGCACGAAACTCAAACTCCTACTTGTGAAATGAAAATTGATTGGAGCCGTCCACGTCCATTCATATATCCTTTTCTAGCCAATATAATCCTTTAATTACTCTGATATTCATTCATTAGTTCTAACAGCTATTGAGACAACCATGTGCTTGAACGTGAAACTcaatgaaaagtttgaaaacaaaggaaataattaactttaattaataggtaatgctagggagattaaatttatagacaaagttttgaaaactaaaggacatgaaagttgatgattggttgaTCACTTagacgttgataaacgtgcttattCCTATTAGTTTAGGGTgcttattgaattttttttttcaaatgattgGTGATCTAACATAACAAGTACCGtgtagtttttcaatttttttttttcaaactatgTTGTATCTATTTGTTAATCACAGAATTTTGTGCTTATCATCAGAATCGTTCATACTATGAATCACACTGTAAagatcatcttta includes:
- the LOC126633283 gene encoding uncharacterized protein LOC126633283, with translation METVDFVADKIRGFTKSTQEMFDSLVHGRPRPSARRHPIEILKRLQREAFSDLMRLRDRQDKVERMVSLYGTSRGSPFQEASTLVRGEVDLLGAFLFVLNSEDEADHSSDALTRAGMRTGVDSKFAFETTVRENDTLVAEFVAGQKHKNSLSNLSECPLSLAKVSYTANVSNWLSAIAIPVGARCRDVAVLTSPSHQGKGLTDLSSFGPPLLNQHNGSAIGLMVKKSNVVASLAQFVSGLATQAGSGRVGRCLSTFGQIVYQLPGGTKLSLLGLHQIPKLSSERGEHRIGVLTIPLSSLVRRKPPETTVEGSLTQHTSPETMVEAFAPPLRTNSGSTGSVALMLESEIDEFTKLGGWIEMKQSNPKHLEWAVTVADDSEDSVGWGIGLNGILAGPNLWDRFQAESYFKLNLGKRFSVKPGVAYIRDGNAKMTAFMLRSNWSL
- the LOC126632694 gene encoding GDSL esterase/lipase EXL3-like, with translation MHSDAGGLGMLSPKLVRLQMQSSYVIFVICFCNIISMNNVTEAATTVKLPENVTVPAIIIFGDSIVDTGNNNENFKTFARSNFLPYGKDLKGGMPTGRYSNGKVPSDFIAESFGIKELLPAYLDPTLQPNDLLTGVVLAAGGTGYDPLTAKLAAVASLSDQLKQFKEYIEKLKGIVGEEKTNFIIKNSVIFVVAGSNDISNTYFLSGVRKLEYDVPSYTDFMVKYASDFIKDLYGLGVRRIAVLSIPPIGCVPSQRTVKGGIGRDCDEAQNQASQLFNSKLSAEMDRLNKNLPNSRVVYIDMYNVILDLITNPAKHGFEVVNKGCCGTGLIEVTKLCNQLQPAGVCTDDSKYFFWDSYHPTERAYKIVVNQMLDKYASRLF